The following coding sequences lie in one Phyllopteryx taeniolatus isolate TA_2022b chromosome 4, UOR_Ptae_1.2, whole genome shotgun sequence genomic window:
- the prom1b gene encoding prominin 1 b isoform X1, with the protein MLWTRWLVLLLCRWGSASGHYQQPKQGDSSADPHRQRSAPPVEPLDFGFVPAAVYDTHAYYEPGAMGILFHMVHAFLFVVQPNSFPKDLLVKVIQQNMGGIKLEEWRKPDNVVLLLEGFYYELGFLVCATVGLLFVVLVPVLGMCFCVCRCCENCGGEMHQRQRKNTDCRRGFFTATLVVTTVFIIAGVVAAYAANHNMSSHIKSTRRFINTNIRDLKTFANNTPAQIDYMTAQYTTAKNQVLSELDNIGPLLGGRIHGQLEKEVVPSLDTALRMAGVKVENAIKAMRETKEALENVSSSLQVLQEGTNRLKDSLSTERASLSNTLSDPACTNGAVSPSCNAVRSALFQLGIDADFSKLPDVDYALENVHTVLKTDLSDIIQRGYSSFNDTPRLVKEQTKNIVAALPRVKGMLDKIGSEINTFAKMFPVEASLANFTLFLSQGQKNIESYYAQIDQMDFYRWIGCVAVLCTVVLILSFNLLGLLCGTCGYDKQATPTARGCLSNTGGNLLMAGVGFSFVFAWALMAIVTALFVVGGNVEKMLCEPLANRQLFQIIDTPFLVHPAKKNFLPGMLFQNPNIDLTLGSMYRECYDNSGLYHALQLETMFNINSFLNRTLYNKDLAKVFESVQVDLQDITLLEHTGRDNLIDFANAGIGIIDYEAYLAEVNKGVTLVDLLTFSTDLEGQADRLPRGALENALKGHASSIRQIHRELVVPMEQAMKYVRARSTMSQSIKQLQKTSSDLPVKVTNILSAIDAAEYLISNNASHVVNQETKIYAQSLVGYFKQYTDWVHNSLTAEVAQCKPISNIVDSMEIVACSFIADSVNTFWFGLGLCSILLLPSIITSIKLAKYYRRMDTEDVFEDSSPYSDTLIQFPRASAPPIRSDC; encoded by the exons ATCTGCTTGTTAAAGTCATTCAGCAAAATATGGGAGGAATCAAACTTGAAGAATGGAGAAAG CCAGACAACGTTGTCCTCCTGCTCGAG GGATTCTACTACGAGCTGGGCTTCCTGGTCTGCGCGACCGTCGGCCTCTTGTTCGTGGTCCTGGTCCCCGTGTTGGGCATGTGCTTCTGCGTTTGTCGTTGCTGCGAGAATTGCGGAGGAGAGATGCACCAGAGACAGAGGAAGAACACCGACTGCCGACGAGGCTTCTTCACAGCCACGCTCGTCGTCACCACCGTTTTCATTAT TGCGGGGGTGGTCGCGGCCTACGCGGCAAACCACAACATGAGCTCCCACATCAAGAGCACTCGGCGGTTCATTAACACCAACATCAGAGACTTGAAGACGTTCGCCAATAACACGCCTGCG CAAATCGACTACATGACAGCACAATACACAACAGCCAAGAATCAAGTCCTGTCCGAACTTGACA ACATCGGCCCTTTGCTGGGTGGGAGGATTCACGGTCAGCTGGAGAAGGAGGTCGTTCCCTCCCTGGACACGGCCCTGCGTATGGCGGGAG TTAAAGTAGAGAATGCAATCAAAG CCATGCGTGAGACCAAGGAGGCCCTGGAGAACGTCAGCTCTTCACTGCAGGTTCTCCAAGAAGGCACAAATAGGCTGAAGGACAGCCTGTCCACAGAGCGAGCGTCGCTGTCCAACACGTTGTCGGACCCGGCCTGCACCAACGGTGCCGTGTCGCCAAGCTGCAACGCCGTTCGGTCCGCCCTCTTCCAGCTGGGTATCGATGCTGACTTCTCAAAG CTCCCAGATGTGGACTACGCCTTGGAGAATGTCCACACGGTCCTGAAGACAGACCTCAGCGACATTATACAGAGG GGCTACTCGTCCTTCAACGACACGCCGAGGCTGGTCAaagaacaaaccaaaaacattgtAGCAG CGTTACCTC GGGTGAAAGGAATGCTGGATAAAATCGGCTCCGAGATCAACACCTTTGCCAAGATGTTTCCGGTGGAGGCGTCGCTCGCCAACTTCACCCTATTCCTCAGCCAGGGGCAGAAAAACATCGAGTCCTACTATGCCCAGATCGACCAGATGGACTTCTACAG GTGGATCGGCTGCGTGGCGGTACTGTGCACGGTGGTCCTCATCCTGTCCTTCAACCTCCTGGGGCTGCTGTGCGGTACGTGCGGCTACGACAAGCAGGCCACGCCGACCGCCCGCGGCTGCCTGTCCAACACTGGCGGGAACCTGCTGATGGC CGGGGTGGGCTTCTCCTTCGTCTTCGCCTGGGCGCTGATGGCCATCGTCACCGCGCTGTTCGTGGTCGGCGGCAATGTGGAGAAGATGCTGTGTGAGCCGCTGGCCAACCGCCAGCTGTTCCAG ATCATAGACACGCCTTTCCTCGTCCATCCGGCCAAGAAGAACTTCCTTCCTGGGATGCTGTTTCAGAACCCCAACATCGACTTAACGCTGGGAAGCATGTACAG ggAGTGCTACGATAACAGCGGCCTGTATCATGCCCTGCAGCTCGAGACCatgttcaacatcaactccttCCTCAACAGGACGCTG TACAACAAGGACCTGGCCAAAGTATTTGAGAGTGTGCAGGTGGACCTGCAGGACATCACGCTGCTGGAGCACACGGGCAGAGACAACCTCATCGACTTTGCCAACGCGGGCATCGGGATCATCGACTACGAAGCGTACCTGGCTGAG GTGAATAAGGGAGTCACACTTGTGGACCTCCTGACCTTCTCTACTGACCTGGAGGGCCAGGCTGACCGACTT cCACGCGGCGCCCTGGAGAATGCGCTGAAAGGTCACGCCAGCAGCATCCGACAGATTCACAGAGAACTGGTGGTCCCCATGGAGCAAGCCATG AAATATGTCCGTGCCAGG AGCACCATGAGTCAAAGTATAAAGCAGCTGCAGAAAACCTCCAGCGACCTGCCG GTGAAGGTGACCAACATCCTGAGCGCCATTGACGCAGCGGAGTACCTCATCAGTAACAACGCCTCACACGTGGTGAACCAG gagaccaaaaTCTATGCCCAAAGCTTGGTGGGCTACTTCAAACAGTACACAGACTGGGTTCACAACTCT CTGACTGCAGAAGTGGCTCAGTGTAAACCCATCAGCAACATTGTGGACAGCATGGAGATTGTAGCATGCAGCTTCATTGCAGACTCAGTG aataCGTTCTGGTTCGGACTGGGACTCTGCAGCATCCTCCTGCTCCCCAGTATCATCACCTCCATCAAACTGGCCAAATACTACCGAAGGATGGACACTGAAGACGTCTTTGAAGA TAGCTCGCCCTATAGTGACACCCTGATCCAATTCCCTCGAGCCTCGGCTCCCCCGATCCGCTCCGACTGCTGA